The following are encoded in a window of Spodoptera frugiperda isolate SF20-4 chromosome 3, AGI-APGP_CSIRO_Sfru_2.0, whole genome shotgun sequence genomic DNA:
- the LOC118273925 gene encoding uncharacterized protein LOC118273925 isoform X1: MIYSIHWTNLFLLMAIKMVLCGAVADAGDMIANVSRVRRAPQPHYSHRVVTDEDFDMTAAAAWKRSHWRDMQSILRREGNQKDGVQCCPSVLEMVTKKGGRTPTGLYVELYEDGENQQRLFEVSCAPNVVDKPCRFVDARLYNESRCIQKYSYSYALVRYLHSAATETPQPRTEGHFSVPGSGGWSMDYVRVRAGCECQIKPKTNKPARRRHKQRKRNRRVVEDDET; this comes from the exons GTGCTGTGTGGTGCAGTGGCGGACGCGGGCGACATGATAGCCAACGTGAGCCGCGTGCGCCGCGCGCCACAGCCTCACTACTCGCACCGCGTCGT GACGGACGAGGATTTCGACATGACTGCGGCAGCGGCGTGGAAGCGCTCGCACTGGCGCGACATGCAGTCCATACTCCGGCGCGAGGGCAACCAGAAGGACGGCGTGCAGTGTTGCCCCTCCGTCCTCGAGATGGTCACCAAGAAGGGGGGGCGCACCCCCACCGGTCTCTACGTGGAGCTGTACGAGGACGGGGAGAACCAACAGAGGCTGTTCGAGGTGTCGTGCGCCCCCAACGTGGTCGACAAGCCGTGCCGCTTCGTCGACGCGCGACTGTACAACGAATCGAGGTGCATCCAGAAGTACTCGTATTCGTACGCCCTCGTGCGGTACCTGCACTCGGCCGCGACGGAGACGCCGCAGCCGCGGACCGAGGGCCACTTCTCCGTGCCGGGCTCCGGCGGCTGGTCTATGGACTATGTGCGAGTGCGCGCCGGTTGTGAGTGCCAAATTAAACCCAAAACAAATAAACCCGCCCGCAGAAGACACAAGCAGAGGAAGAGGAATAGGAGAGTGGTGGAGGACGACGAGACCTGA
- the LOC118273925 gene encoding uncharacterized protein LOC118273925 isoform X2 yields the protein MRMASALPTLLAVLCGAVADAGDMIANVSRVRRAPQPHYSHRVVTDEDFDMTAAAAWKRSHWRDMQSILRREGNQKDGVQCCPSVLEMVTKKGGRTPTGLYVELYEDGENQQRLFEVSCAPNVVDKPCRFVDARLYNESRCIQKYSYSYALVRYLHSAATETPQPRTEGHFSVPGSGGWSMDYVRVRAGCECQIKPKTNKPARRRHKQRKRNRRVVEDDET from the exons GTGCTGTGTGGTGCAGTGGCGGACGCGGGCGACATGATAGCCAACGTGAGCCGCGTGCGCCGCGCGCCACAGCCTCACTACTCGCACCGCGTCGT GACGGACGAGGATTTCGACATGACTGCGGCAGCGGCGTGGAAGCGCTCGCACTGGCGCGACATGCAGTCCATACTCCGGCGCGAGGGCAACCAGAAGGACGGCGTGCAGTGTTGCCCCTCCGTCCTCGAGATGGTCACCAAGAAGGGGGGGCGCACCCCCACCGGTCTCTACGTGGAGCTGTACGAGGACGGGGAGAACCAACAGAGGCTGTTCGAGGTGTCGTGCGCCCCCAACGTGGTCGACAAGCCGTGCCGCTTCGTCGACGCGCGACTGTACAACGAATCGAGGTGCATCCAGAAGTACTCGTATTCGTACGCCCTCGTGCGGTACCTGCACTCGGCCGCGACGGAGACGCCGCAGCCGCGGACCGAGGGCCACTTCTCCGTGCCGGGCTCCGGCGGCTGGTCTATGGACTATGTGCGAGTGCGCGCCGGTTGTGAGTGCCAAATTAAACCCAAAACAAATAAACCCGCCCGCAGAAGACACAAGCAGAGGAAGAGGAATAGGAGAGTGGTGGAGGACGACGAGACCTGA